A single genomic interval of Candidatus Babeliales bacterium harbors:
- a CDS encoding ankyrin repeat domain-containing protein, with product MKIINKKLIGSFFIALALTAKAMPASSSAIAEIDATPPATESRFLKKLTKFLKDPNNDPNNMYYNGTKAIYRAAKKGNLKALKMLLAHPRTNVNIVAYHGEDKGLNALLLAVENDHTECVQELLKKENISLDVRDNDGLTPVHYAVHNNNLATLSLLLERGANPNLKPLSGPCTGLMPLHMATKNNNHLCMQKLLEHGAKVNAKTRNKLTTLHLATDPEKDPRCAELLIMYGASLNTLDKNNQTPLHYAAKKGNIACTQQILMQAKKLKTLDATVNVQDAQGATPLHWAANNNHNQLAQILIKNTAHIDAQDNNKSTPLHLATRRNSIACLRLLLKKGALLDARDRHNHTAFYYARGLCRLLIAQEYHKNNAENYGPVTNE from the coding sequence TGGCACTAACAGCCAAGGCCATGCCAGCATCTTCTTCTGCCATCGCAGAAATTGATGCCACCCCACCAGCAACAGAAAGCAGATTTTTGAAAAAACTCACCAAGTTTTTAAAAGATCCCAACAACGATCCTAATAATATGTACTATAATGGCACTAAAGCCATTTATAGAGCAGCTAAAAAAGGAAACCTTAAGGCACTCAAAATGCTCCTTGCGCACCCACGAACAAACGTCAACATTGTTGCTTACCATGGAGAAGACAAAGGCCTTAATGCCCTTCTTCTTGCGGTTGAAAACGACCATACCGAATGCGTACAAGAACTTCTTAAAAAGGAAAATATCTCCCTTGATGTACGCGATAATGACGGCTTAACACCCGTTCATTACGCCGTTCACAATAACAACCTAGCTACTTTAAGTTTATTGCTTGAACGCGGCGCAAACCCCAACCTTAAGCCACTATCTGGCCCATGCACAGGCCTTATGCCGCTTCACATGGCAACTAAAAACAATAACCATCTTTGCATGCAAAAGCTTCTTGAACATGGCGCTAAAGTTAATGCTAAAACCAGAAACAAACTAACAACTCTTCATTTAGCCACTGACCCAGAAAAAGACCCACGCTGCGCAGAATTACTGATTATGTATGGCGCTTCTCTTAACACTCTTGATAAGAATAACCAAACACCTTTGCACTACGCAGCTAAAAAAGGCAACATCGCATGCACTCAACAAATTCTTATGCAAGCAAAAAAACTTAAAACTCTTGATGCAACAGTTAATGTTCAAGACGCACAAGGAGCTACCCCGCTTCACTGGGCTGCCAACAATAATCATAACCAACTTGCACAAATACTCATCAAGAACACCGCACATATTGACGCTCAAGACAACAACAAGTCAACACCTCTCCATCTGGCAACACGAAGAAATAGCATTGCCTGCTTACGCCTACTTTTAAAAAAAGGCGCACTTCTTGATGCCCGAGATAGACATAACCACACCGCTTTTTATTACGCAAGAGGTTTATGTCGCCTGTTAATTGCCCAAGAATATCATAAGAACAACGCAGAAAACTACGGCCCCGTTACCAATGAGTAA